ATCATCGTGGAGGTGGCGTCCCCGACCGTGAGGGTGTCGCCGTGCAGCGTGAACGACGCCTGGTAGCGGTTGCACCCGGCGCTGCCGCTCACGCGGCCGTCCGCGCCGAACAGCGCGGTGACGGTGGACCCGGCGACGGGGGCGGCGCCGCGCAGGTCCTCCAGCACCCAGGAGGTGCCTCGGGGGTCGCTGTTGGCGGCGTCCGGCCGCGGCGTGCCCGCGGGGACCGCGTCGTACGCGCACCCCGTCAGCAGCAGCGGCAGCGCGCACAGCGCGACCCAGAATGTACGGATGGTCATGAGGCCCTCCCGGTCTCGTCGTCGGCGCGCCTGTTCGCCCCGTTGCGCTGCGCGTCGTCCGTCCAGTTTAGTGGCGGACGGATCTCAGGGCCGCATCAGCGTCAGCAACTCGCGGGCCCAGGCGGCGGCCTTGGCCGTGTCGACGTGGTCCTGGCTGCCCTTGCCCAGCACCGCCAGAAGCAGGCGCTGGAAGAAGCCGACCTCCTCCTTGACGTAGCGGCCCGCGAAACTCTCCGACGCCGCGGCGTCGACGGACTCGACGGCCGGCCGGTTGTAGCCCAGCGCCTCCTCGCGCTTGCTGGGATCGGCGGCGTTCAGGCACGTGTTGAACACCGCGACCTTCGTGGCCAGCAGGGCGGCCTGGTGGGCGTCCAGCCAGGCGGACGCCTCGGGGTACCACACCGTCGCGTTGATGCCCGAACCCACCACCACGAGGTCGGCGCCGTCGATCGTCGGGGCGTCGGCGAGCGAGGCGAGCCGGACGCGGTGGCCGCCCTGGCGGAGCGGCGCCTCCAGCGCGCGGGCGATGTCGTGGGCGGCACCGCTGCGGGTGGCGTAGGCGATCAGGACGGAACCCATGATTCCTACACTACAGGCTGTAGTAATGCCGAGGCGAGTCGGGTTTCCTTCCCGGCGTCGCTCAGTCGACCGCCTCCACCAGGTGCAGCACGGCGTTCTCGGGGAACATCAGGGGGGCCGCCACGCCCGCGCCGGCGAGCGCGGCGCCGGTCAGGACGACGCCCTCGCCGTCGCCCCACCACGCGGGCGGGCGGAGTGCGGGCGGCCGGCCGGCCAGCAGCGGACGCACCCGGTAGCGGCGGTCGGCGTCCAGCCCGGGCAGGCGCAGGCGTCCGGGCAGGGCGGTGTCGGGGGAGGCGACCAGCGCGTGGCTGAACACCGCCCGGGAGCGGTCCGGCGCGACGACCCCGCCGGCCAGGATCGCGGGGTCGGGGTGGTCGATCCGGATCAGGTCGCCGCGGAGCAGCAGCCCGCGTTCGCGCTTGTAGAAGGCGATCCACTCGGCGAGCTCGGCCCGATCCTCGGGGCCGGCCGTGCGCAGGTCCCACTCGATGCCCAGGTGGCCGAACACGGCCGTGGCCGCGCGGAAGTTTAGGGTGTGCGAGCGGCCCGTCGTGTGCGAGGTGCCGCTGGCGATGTGGGAGCCCATCATCTCCGGGGGGACGAGCTGGGTCGTGCCGCGCAGCATCCGCTGGCGGTCGAGCGGGTCGATGCAGTCCGACACCCAGACCCGATCGGTGCGCGCGAGCACCCCCAGGTCGACGCGGGCGCCCCCGGAGGAGCACGACTCGATCTCCAGGCGCGGGTGGGCCGCCCGCAGGTCGTCCATCAGCCGGTAGGCCGCCAGGGTCTGCGCGTGCACGCCCGGGCGTCCGGACGGCTGGGTGCCCGCGTCGATCAGGTCGCGGTTGTGGTCCCACTTGATGTAGTCGAGGTCGTACTCGGCGATCACGGCGCTCATCGCGTCCCGGACGTGGGCGTAGCACTCCGCGATGCCCAGGTTCAGCACCTGCTGCTGCCGCGACGGGATCGGCGTGCGTCCGCCGGTGGCCATCACCCACTCGGGATGCGCCCGCGCGACGTCGGAGTCGAGGTTCACCATCTCCGGCTCGAACCACAGCCCGAACTGCATCCCCAGCCCGCGGACGTGATCCACGAGCGGGTGCAGGCCCTGGGGCCAGACGTCCGGGGACACGAACCAGTCCCCGAGCCCGGCCGTGTCGTCGCGCCGCGCCCCGAACCAGCCGTCGTCCAGCACGTAGCGCTCGACCCCGACCGAGGCCGCGATGTCGGCCAGCTCCAGCAGCGGCTCCAGGGCGTGGTCGAAGTAGACCGCCTCCCACACGTTGAGCGTCACCGGACGCGCGGCGTCCGGGTGCCCGGGGCGGGCGCGCATGAACCGGTGGAACCGGCGCGCCACGGCGTCCAGCCCCCGGCCGTGGGAGCCGTGCAGCCAGGGCGAGGTGTAGCTCGCGCCCGGTTCGAGGACGACCTCGCCGGGCAGCAGCAGCTCGCCGCCGCCCAGGACGCGCTCGCCCGTCAGGACGCGTTCGGCGTAGTGGGTGTGGTTCCCGCTCCAGCCGACGTGGACGCCCCACACGTCGCCGCCGGCGAATCCGAAGCCTGGGCTGCCGGCGTGCAGGACGGTCGCCGCGTCCGCGCCGGTGCGGCCGTGGCGTCCCTCGCGCAGGTGGGTGCCGAGGGTGAACGCCCGCCGCTGCGGGACCCGCTCCTTGCCCCAGCGTCCGCCGTAGTCGAGCAGTTCGTCCGCCTCCGCGGGCACCGGGTAGGCCAGGGTGAGGTCGTCGAGCTGGTAGGCGTCCGTCCCGGTGTTGGTCAGAATGGCGCGGCTGCGCAGCAGGCCGCCGGCCGCCAGCTCGACGGTGAGCGACAGCCCCAGCCCGGACGCCTCGTCGCCGGCCTCCACCTCCAGGTGGCGTCCGGTGGCCAAGGTCGGCGCATCGGATCCGTCCGCCGCGAGGGGAGCGCCGTCGAGGGTGAGGCCGGTGACCGCGAAGCGCGGCGACCAGTCGCGCCCCGCGCGCGACCCGCTGATCCCGGGGCGTCCGACCCAGCCGGTGTGCGCCTCGGGCAGCAGGGCCAGCCGCGGTGGCGTGTCGGGCAGGTTGGGGCCGGGCGGCGGAACCGCCGCGGCCGCGACGGCCGCCGCGTCCGCGGGGCTCAGATCGCCCAGGTCGGCTCCCCAGTGCAGGATCGCGGGCAGGCGTCCGGCCGTGAGATCGAGGAGGACGGCGACGTCGTCGCCGCGCAGCAGGACGGACGTGTGGTGCGCGGTCATGGCACCACTCTTGCGGGGCGACGCCCCCGGTTCCAGCGGGTTCCGCCGGATTGCCGCGCCAGTCCCGCGCGTGGGGGACGCGTCCGCACCGGGCCACGCCCGGCCGGGCTCCGGCGCCGGCCCGAGGGCATCCGGCGGCGAGCAGACGCCCTGCGCCCGGTTCCCCCGCCGGGTCGGTGCGCCGGGTCGGTCATCCGGCGCGGGCGCGGGCCCGATCAGTCGGCGACGAGCGCGGACGCGGTGTCGACGTCGGTGATCAGCGTGGTGACCCAGCCGCCCAGCAGCGCGGCCCGGATCGCTTCGACCTTGCGCGGGCCCCCGGCGGCGGCCACGCGGCGGGGGACGCGGCGCAGTTGGGCCTCGGTGATCCCTGCGATCTGGGCGTCCACGTCGGCGTTCAGGGCGCGCCCCTGCCCGTCGAAGTACCGGAAGCAGATGTCGCCCACGCCGCCCAGCCGCTGCACCCGGTCGGCGACGCCGTCCAGGATCGTGCCGCTGTCGCGCAGCAGCGGCGAGGGCTCGACGCTGCCGATGCCGACCAGCGCCTGCCCAACATGACGGTGGTCGTGCCCGCCGATCCGGCGCAGACCGCCGCGGTGCTGCGCTGGGCCCACGGCCACGACGGCCCGGTCTACGTCCGGATCGCGCGGGAGCCCGTGCCGGCGATCTTCGACACCGACCACGTCTTCCGTCCCGGCCGGGTCGACGTGGTGCGCGAGGGGAGCGACGTGACCCTCGTGGCCAACGGCATCGTGCTGCACCGCACCCTGGCCGCCGCCGAGGCGCTGGCCGCGGAGGGTGTCGAGGCGCGGGTGCTGGCCGCCGCGTCGGTCAAACCGCTGGACGACGCGGCGATCCTCGCCGCCGCGCGCGAGACCGGCGCCATCGTCACCGTCGAGGAGGGTTACGCCGCCGGCGGGCTGGGCGGCGCCGTCAGCGAACTGGTGGCCCGCGAGGCGTCCGCCCCGGTGCGGGTGCTCGGCTTCGGCGACGCCTTCGCCGCGACCGGCTCGGTGGACTGGCTGCTCGCCCAGGCCGGCCTCACGCCGGCCGGGATCGCCGCCGCGGCGCGCGATCTGCTGCGGGTGGCCGCCTGAGGGCGCCGACGTCGGTCAGGAGGCGTTCAGTCCAGCGCGAGGCGCCGCGCCATCACCGGGATCAGCGCGTCGCGGAACCGGCGCCGGAACGTTCCCAACTCCTCCAGGCCGGGCGGAGCCGGACGCCGCCCCGCGTCGGCGAGGAACGCCATGGCCCCCAGCAGCGCGTCCGTGAGGACCTGCGGCGATACGCCCCGTGCGGCCAGCCAGGCGTCGGTGACCTCGCCGGGGTCGAAGGTCGCGCCCTGGCCGTACGCGGTCGCCGTGAGCAGGCAGGCGTCCAGGTGCGCCGTGCCGCGGGCCGCCCACGGCCAGTCCAGGATCCAGGCCCGCCCGTCGGCCAGCAGGGTGTTGTCGGAGCGGGCGTCCACGACGCAGAGCCGGTCCCCGTCGCTGCGGGGCAGGGCATCGAGCGCGAGTCGGTCGAGCTCCGGAAGGTGCGCGGCGATCCACGGATCGAGGTCGGGATCGGGATCGTGGATCAGCCGGGTGAACCCCGCGTAGTCGGATCCCAGCATCTCCGAGGCGGCTGGCAGGTCGAGAGCGGACGCGTCGACGGCGCCGACCGCTCCGAGGGCGTCCAGGGTCGCTTCGAAGTCGGGGAGCAGCCAGGGGATCTCCGGCTGCCGGCCGTCCACGTCCTCGAAGAGCAGCACCACCCAGCCGTCCAGTTCGGTCGTCGCGAGCATGCGCGGCGCCGGGACGCCCGCGGGCAGCAGCGCGTTCACCCGCGCCTCGGTGCGGTAGAGCGCCGCCGAACCTCGTTCTGGCTCGGGTGAACGGCCTTGCAGAACGCCCGACGGCCGTCGGCGAGCCGCAGCCGCTCGGCCGCTCCCGGTGAGAAGCCCCCGGTCTGGGGCAGGTGTTCGACGACCGCGCCGCCCAGGGCGGACTCCACCCAGGCGTGGACCGGCCCGGGGAGGTCCTGGTATCCGATGCGTCGCGTGAACACACCGGCACGCTACCGGCTGCGCGGCGGATCGCCGGTGGCGGGCGGGGCGCGTCGTTAGGGTGGACGCCGACGCCGACACCAGGAGGAAGCGCGTGGACCCGCAGCAGCTCGAATCGATCGCCGCGATGCTCGGGGTGGTGGGGCGCCTGCACCGCGAGCCCCCGGGCGACACCGAACTCGGCCTGCTGCGCGCGCTCGTCGACCAGTGGCCGCTCGACGCGGCCCCCGACTCCGACGCCGGCCTGGAGCTGTGGCGCGCCTCCGCGGACGCGGGGGAGGACGCCGCGCAGATCCGCGCCGACCACGACCGGCTCTACGGCGTCGCCGCCAAGGCTGTGGTCGCCCCCTTCGAATCGGTGCAGCGCGAGAAGGACCGGCTGGTGTTCGGCCAGGCCACCCACCAGGTGCGGGACGCCTACGCGCGGCTGGGGCTGCAGGCGCCCGAGCTCAACCGCGAGCCCGACGACCACGTCGGGCTGGAGCTCGACTTCCTGTCCCAGGCTCTGCTGCTGGCCCGCGACGCCGCCGACGCGGGGGACGCCGCCGCCTCGGCCCGCATCCTCGACGCGGCGGCGGACTTCCTGCGCGAGCATCCGCGCGCCTGGGTGCCGGACGTGATGGCCACGGTGCGGGACGAGGCCGACACCGCGTTCATGCGGGGCCTGGCGCTGCTGACGCGCGCGGTGTTGGACGCCGCCGATCGCTCGCTGCCGGCGCGCGATTGAGGCCGCCGGCGCACCGCCCGGTGGGCGCGCCGGCTCGGGTGCGTCGGCCCTTGGGTCGGCCCAGATCGAGGGGCCGCGGCTCAGGTCAGTCCGCTTCGATCAGTCCGGCTCGGGTCCTGCCCGCTCCGGGGCGGCCGGCAGGGCCTTGCGTCGTCCGGTCGCCGAGCGGGAGCGGCGCAGCGTGATCGACCCGTCCGCGTCCGGACGCGCCAGCTGCCACGGCGGCGCCAGCGTCAGGTAGACCTCGACGACGTCCTCGGGTGGGTCGGTCATGCCGGTGACGATCCACGCGTGGATCACCGCGACCATGCTGTGGGCCTGCTGGCTGATCGCCATCGCCGTCCACAGCGGCGGCACCGGTGGGCCGGTCAGCAGTGCCGTCATGGCGTGGACGTAGCGGCTGGACGCCTCCTCGAAGTAGTTCGTCAGGGCGCCCGACACGGTCGACTCCTGCGACGTGATGACCTCGTAGACGGCGCGGTGGTCGCGCACGTGCTCGAGCAGCCCCTGGTAGATCTGGCGCCACAGGCCGACGTAGTCGGCGCCGGCGTGGCTCATCTGCTCGGCCAGCGCGTCCAGCCGGGGCCGGAGCTCGGCCACCAGGGTCTCGGCGAGCAGGGCGGCCGGCGACGCGCCGTGGGCGTAGAAGGTGGCGCGCGACACCCCGGCCGCCGTGGCGAGCTCCGCGACGGTGATGGTCTCGGCGGGTCGGGTGGCGGCCAGGTCCAGGAGCGCGGCGATCAACTGCTGGCGCACGCGCCGGTAGCGCGGGTCGTCGGCGGGGGTCCGGCTCACGGCGTTGTCCTCTCGTGTACGGGCCGACAGTAGCCGGGTGGTTGAACCGCCAACGACACCGTTGCCGGTGCGTCGGCGCACGGCGTCCCGGTCGGCCATCCGTCACGGTCGTCGGGACGGAAAATGCGGTTTTGCGACACGGCTATTCGACACCTGCACTATAGTGGACAGTTGTCGAATAGGGCCGCGATCCGACGGCCCGGAGGGGGACGGACCGCATGACCGACGAGGCCGTGATCCACGCCGAGGGGGCGCCGCACGAGCAGGCGCGGGGCCTGAGCCGCCGCTCGCTCGTGCAGTGGTCGGCAGCCGTGGGCGGGACGACCGCCCTGGTGACGCTGATGCCGAAGAACACCGCGAACGCCGCCGGACCGGGCGCCGGGGCCGAGGCCGGTTCGGAGTTCGTCTGGTCCGCGTGCACCGTGAACTGCGGTTCGCGGTGCCCCCTGCGCCTGGAGGTGAAGGACGGCACCATCCTGCGCGTCCTGCCCGACGACACCGGCTCGGACGAACTCGGCGACCAGCAGGTGCGCGCGTGCGTCCGCGGCCGCGCCATCCGCCACCGGATCTACAACCCCGACCGCCTCAAGAAGCCGATGAAGCGCAAGCCCGGCACCAAGCGCGGCGAGGAGCAGTGGGAGACCATCTCCTGGGACCAGGCGCTGGACGAGATCGCCGACAAGATGAAGGACATCAAGGCCAAGCACGGCAATGAGTCCATCTACATCAACTACGGCACCGGCACGCTCGGCTCGACCATGGCCCGCTCCTGGCCGCCGGAGCGCACCGCCTTCGCCCGCCTCATGAACACGTGGGGCGGCTACCTGGACCACTACTCCGACTACTCGACCACGCAGATCACCGCGGCCTACCCGTACTTCTACGGCGGCTGGCAGTCGTCCAACTCCTTCGACGACGCCCGGAACGCCCGGCTGCAGGTCATGTTCGGCAACAACCCGCTCGAGACCCGGATGTCCGGCGGCGGGCACACGTTCGTGAGCCAGCAGATCAAGCGCGATCACGGCGTCCGCACGATCATCATCGACCCGCGCTACTCCGAGACGGCCGCGGTGATCGGCGACGAGTGGGTGCCGCTGCGTCCGGGTACCGACGCCGCCCTGATCGCGGGCATGATCCACGTGATGCTGGCCGAGAACCTGCACGACCAGGCCTTCCTCGACCGCTACTGCGTCGGCTTCGACGAGCACACGCTGCCCGAGGGGGCACCCGCGCACGGTTCCTACCGCTCCTACGTGGAGGGCGCGGGCCCCGACGGCATCGCGAAGACGCCGGAGTGGGCCTCCGCGATCACCGGCATCCCCGCCGCGCGGATCGTGCAGCTGGCCCGCGACATCGCCGGCGCCAAGCCGTGCGCGATCACGCAGGGCTGGGGCCCGCAACGCCACGCCAACGGCGAGAACACCGCCCGCGCGATCTTCATGCTCGCCTGCGTGACCGGCAACATCGGCATCCCCGGCGGCGGCACCGGCGGCCGCGAGGGGTCGGCCGGCCTGTCGATCGTCACCCCGTTCAACGACGGCCTGAAGAACCCCTCCAACAAGATCATCTCGGTGTTCTCGTGGCTCGACGCAGTCGAGCACGGCGAGAAGATGGACACGTTCAACGCCGGTGTCTGCGAGAAGCCGGCCCCCGGCGTCCGCGCGGCGAAGGTCCCGGTCGACGCGGAGGGCAACCCCACCAACACCAGGCTCGAGACCCCGATCAAGATGGTGTGGCAGTACTCGGGCAACTCGGTGGTCAACCAGACAGGCGACAACAACCTGTCGGTGGAGATGCTGCAGGACGACACGCTGGCCGAGCTGATCGTCGTGTGCGACATCCAGTACACGGTCTCCGCGCGCTACGCCGACTACATCCTGCCGGGCACCTCGGCCGCCGAGGAGGACGACATCCACCCGGGCGAGAACGGCGGGCCGATGGCGTACGGCATCGTGTCGTCGCAGGCGATCGAGCCGCTGTACGAGTGCCGCAACATCTACGACATCTGCACCGACCTGGCCAAGCGGCTGGGCACCGAGGCCGCCTTCACCGAGGGCAAGAGCCGCGAGCAGTGGCTGCGCGACACCATCGCGGCGAGCCGGGTCAAGGATCCCAAGCTGCCCGACTACGACACCTGGAAGAGCCAGGGCATGTACCGGCGCAACGCCGGTCCGTCCATCGCGATGGCGAAGTACCGCAGCGACCCGGACGCCAACCCGCTGCCCACCCCGTCGGGGAAGATCGAGATCTACTCCGGACGGCTCGCGGCGATGGCGAAGGCGTGGGAGTTCGGGGTGTTCCGGCCCAAGCTCCCCGGCGACCAGCTCACGGCGCTGCCCGAGTACGTCGACTCGTGGGAGAGCGGCGAGGCGGCCCGCGACTCCGACCAGCATCCGCTGCAGGTCATCGGCCACCACTACAAGGGGCGGACGCACTCCACCTACGGCAACGTCGACTGGCTGCAGGAGGCGCACCCGCAGACCGCGTGGCTCAACAACCTGGACGCCGCCGCGCGCGGCATCGCCAACGGCGACGAGGTGTTCGTGTTCAACGACCGCGGCACCGTGAAGCTGCAGGCCCGCGTGACCGAGCGGATCATGCCCGGCGTGGTGTCGATCCCCCAGGGCGCCTGGTACGACCCGAAGCCGGCCTCGGCGGTCGCCCCGCCGCCCGGCGCGAACAAGGACAAGCCCGTCGACGTCGCGGGCAGCGTCAACTCGCTGACGTCGCTGCACCCCTCGCCGCTGGCCAAGGGCAACGCGGTGCACACGACCCTCGCCCAAGTGGTGAAGAGCTAAGAGGATTCAGGACAGATGGCAGAGAACTTCACCCAGGCCGGCGCCCAGTACGGCTTCTACTTCGACCAGACGCTGTGCACCGGCTGCAAGGCGTGCCAGGTCAGCTGCGTGGACAAGCACGACCTGCCCACCGGCGTCCTGTGGCGGCGGGTCGCCGAGTACTCCGGAGGCACGTGGCGCGTGGACGGCACCACCGCGACCCCGAGCATCTTCACGTACTACTCGTCGGTGGCCTGCAACCACTGCGAGAACCCGATCTGCATGCAGGTGTGCCCGACGACGGCGATGACCCGGCGCGACGACGGCACGGTGTACGTCGACGACTCCAAGTGCGTCGGCTGCCGCTACTGCGAGTGGGCCTGCCCCTACGGCGCGCCCCAGTTCAACGCGGACACCGGGCACATGACCAAGTGCGACCTGTGTCACGACTACCGCTCCGAGGGCAAGGCCCCCGCCTGCGTCTCAGGCTGCCCCTCCCGCGCCCTCGACTTCGGCCCGATCGAGGAACTGCGCCGCGCGCACGGCACCGAGGCGGGCATCGCCCCGCTGCCCAACCCGGCGATCACCGAGCCGCACCTGGTGATCACCCCGCACCGCAACGCCCAGCCGTGGGACAACGCCACGGGTCACATCGCGAATCCCGGAGAACTGTGATGAACGCTCATGACCTCCCGATGGTGCTTTTCACCGTCATCTCGCAGCTGTGCGTGGGGACCTTCCTCACGCTCGGCGTGATCAAGATCGTGGCGGCCGGACGCCACTCGGCCCCGTGGTCGAGCGCGTCGTGCAGCCCGTCCTGTACGCCATCGGCCCCGCCATGGTGTTCGGCCTGGCGGTGTCGATGCTCCACATGAACGACATCACCAACACGTTCAACGTGATCCGGCACTGGGATTCGTCCTGGCTGTCGCGCGAGATCCTGTTCGGCGTCTCGTTCGCGGCCTTCGGCTTCCTGTTCGCCCTGATGGAGTGGTTCAACTGGGGCAGCCCGATCATGCGGAACACCGTGGCCGCGGTCGCGGCCGCCCTCGGCGTCGGCCTCGTGCTCGCCGAGTCGATGATCTACTACTCGCTGGTCACCGTGCCCGCCTGGCACTCCTGGATGGTGCCGTTCTCGTTCTTCGCGACCACGATCATGCTGGGCGCCCTCGCCGTGGGCGCCGCGCTGATGGTCACCGCGTGGGTGCGGTCGCGCCGCGCCGACGCCGCGCGTCCGGATTCGCCCGCCACGATCGCGGAGGACCTCAAGCCCGAGGGCTCGACCGGAGGCGGCCTGGCGCTGCAGATCCGGCGCCGCGTCCAGCAGATCAACGCGCCCACCAACCTCGAGGAGTGGACGCTGTCGGTGGGGGTCGTGCGGTGGATCGCGTTCGTGTCCGCGGCCGTCGCCGTGGCGCTGCTCGTGGCCTACCCGGTCTTCATCGGCCAACTGGCCCAGGGCGGCCCCGCCGCGCAGGCGTCGCTGGGGATCCTGATGGGCGGCACGCTCGTCGTCCGGCTGGCCCTGTTGGCCCTGGTCGCGGTCGCGCTCGGGTTCTTCGTGTACCGGATGGCCGCCTCGGCGAAACTGGCGACCGCCCGTACGCTGGTCGTGCTGGTGATCGGGGCCTTCGCGCTCGCGCTGACCAGCGAACTGCTCGGCCGCTTCCTGCACTACGCGATCATGGTGCGGATCGGCCTGTGACCGACCAATTGGAGGCTCGCGTGACGGACGTGACGGCGATGGGTGTCGCCGCGGCGGGGTTCGCCCTGTCGCAGGTCGTGCTGGCCCCGCCCGAACGCGGCTTCCTGCTCCGGATGCGCGACTCGCGCGCCCGGCGCTCCTGGCCGCTGCACGACGCGGCGTCCGAGGCGGGGCTCGCCCTGGTCGGCCAGGGGTTCGAGGCCCAGGGCGTCCGCGAGGACTGGGGCCGGCTGCTCGGCCCCGGCGCCGAGGTGGACGCCCTGCTCCCGGACGCCGCCGCGCTGGTGGAGCTCTACGACGCGCTCGGCGTCCCGGCCGAGCAGCGCGCGGGCGTCCCGGACGGCCACGTCGGGCTGGCCCTGATGGGGCTGGCGCACGGGGTGGCCCGGCGCGCCCAGGTCGAGATCGAGGGCGACGTCGCGGAGGCCGAGCGGCTGCGCGGCCTGACCGCGGACCTGCTGCTGCGGGTGCGGAACGGCGTCACCGCGGCCGCCGACGCCGTGGGCGCCGGAGCCGACTCCACCTTCTACCGCGCCGTCCCGCTCTGGATCGCCGGCTACCTCGACGCCGTCGCCGAGCAGACGGCCTAGCGACGCCGCGATGACCGCAGAGCCGGACCTCACGCGTCCGATGCTGCGATGGCTGACGTCCATCGACCTCCCGGCCCGCGTCCTCGTGGTGTGCGCCCACGGCGGGGCCGGCTTCGTGCCGGCGACCGAGGCGCTCGTCCGCCTCGACGGCTGCGTCGCGGACGCCGGCATCGGCCTGCCCGCCCAACTGCTGGCCTGCGGGGTGGCGCGCGTCGGCGTCCTGCCGTGCGTCGAGGACCCCGCCCGCGGCGCCGCGCAGGTGGCGAGCTGGGCGGAGGTGCTGCCCGACGTCGCCGCCGCGGATCCCGTCCCGACGCCGCGTCGCCGCATCCGGCGGCCGGCCAGCGGCCCGGTCTACGAGTTGGGCCGCCCGCAGGTGTCGCGGCGGTTCGCGTTCGGCCTGGGCGCCGCGCACGGGCTCCCGTTCGCGCTCGCCGACGAGGAGCCCCAGCGGGTGGTGGCCTCCCTGCGTCTGCTGGAGGAGCAGGGGCGCGCCCGGTTCGCGCGTCCCGCGACCCCGGCCGCTGCCGTTCCCGTCGACCCGTCGGCGTCCGGCGAGGTCCTGGCCGCGACCGCCGCCGACCGGCAGTTGACCGGCGAGGACCGGATCGAAACCGTCGACCCGCTTCCCCCGGTGGACGACCACCCCGCGACTCCCGCGGACCAGCCTTGCGCGGCCGTCGACCAGCCCGGTTCCCATCCGGACGCGCCAGGGGCGACCGGCCGGCGCGCCGAGCCCGGCAGCAGCGCGGTCGCGCTGGCGGCGTCCGGGTGCGTGGCGTGCGGAGTGTGCGTGCGGGCGT
Above is a window of Propioniciclava coleopterorum DNA encoding:
- a CDS encoding DMSO/selenate family reductase complex B subunit, with the translated sequence MAENFTQAGAQYGFYFDQTLCTGCKACQVSCVDKHDLPTGVLWRRVAEYSGGTWRVDGTTATPSIFTYYSSVACNHCENPICMQVCPTTAMTRRDDGTVYVDDSKCVGCRYCEWACPYGAPQFNADTGHMTKCDLCHDYRSEGKAPACVSGCPSRALDFGPIEELRRAHGTEAGIAPLPNPAITEPHLVITPHRNAQPWDNATGHIANPGEL
- a CDS encoding DmsC/YnfH family molybdoenzyme membrane anchor subunit produces the protein MVERVVQPVLYAIGPAMVFGLAVSMLHMNDITNTFNVIRHWDSSWLSREILFGVSFAAFGFLFALMEWFNWGSPIMRNTVAAVAAALGVGLVLAESMIYYSLVTVPAWHSWMVPFSFFATTIMLGALAVGAALMVTAWVRSRRADAARPDSPATIAEDLKPEGSTGGGLALQIRRRVQQINAPTNLEEWTLSVGVVRWIAFVSAAVAVALLVAYPVFIGQLAQGGPAAQASLGILMGGTLVVRLALLALVAVALGFFVYRMAASAKLATARTLVVLVIGAFALALTSELLGRFLHYAIMVRIGL
- a CDS encoding 4Fe-4S dicluster domain-containing protein; the encoded protein is MTAEPDLTRPMLRWLTSIDLPARVLVVCAHGGAGFVPATEALVRLDGCVADAGIGLPAQLLACGVARVGVLPCVEDPARGAAQVASWAEVLPDVAAADPVPTPRRRIRRPASGPVYELGRPQVSRRFAFGLGAAHGLPFALADEEPQRVVASLRLLEEQGRARFARPATPAAAVPVDPSASGEVLAATAADRQLTGEDRIETVDPLPPVDDHPATPADQPCAAVDQPGSHPDAPGATGRRAEPGSSAVALAASGCVACGVCVRACPHDALDLAHEADRSVLTQIPERCSGEQACVRLCPHDALSVAGAFSLFDLARTPTAELAVVATAGCKRCGARHPAAEGELCPPCAFRSRNAFGHMPVQPR